In Natronomonas halophila, one DNA window encodes the following:
- a CDS encoding isocitrate lyase/PEP mutase family protein, whose amino-acid sequence MSNGTQTYGGELRERLQQDELLVCPGVHDPLTAAIADHVGFDAMYMTGYGTSISKVGYPDAGFITMPEMIANAENIQERVDVPLVADADNGYGNATNVIRTVREYVKAGVAAIHIEDQTFPKRCGHTKGRQVILKDEAVGKIAAAADVRDDRAEDFVIIARTDARGTGGGSLDEAIDRANAFLDVGADVAFVEGPTDTDELQRIGREVDGPILYNFVGDIGTSPYVPLESLDEWGFDLVLFPIVSTLSTIANVHADLAAFAEDPVDAMRSVDDDFAAEPVGSLHEFSGFPEIVEWEEAYLPEEEQDKYTGSLGDELTDT is encoded by the coding sequence ATGTCTAACGGTACGCAAACCTACGGTGGGGAACTCCGGGAGCGACTCCAGCAGGACGAACTGCTGGTCTGTCCCGGCGTTCACGACCCACTGACGGCGGCCATCGCGGACCACGTCGGCTTCGATGCGATGTATATGACGGGGTACGGAACCTCCATCTCGAAGGTCGGCTATCCGGACGCCGGATTCATCACGATGCCGGAGATGATAGCCAATGCCGAAAATATTCAAGAGCGGGTCGACGTGCCGCTCGTCGCCGATGCCGACAACGGATACGGTAACGCGACGAACGTCATCCGGACGGTCCGCGAATACGTCAAGGCCGGCGTCGCAGCCATCCACATCGAGGACCAGACGTTCCCGAAACGCTGCGGCCACACGAAGGGCCGGCAGGTCATCCTGAAGGACGAAGCGGTCGGGAAGATAGCCGCCGCCGCCGACGTTCGCGACGACCGGGCCGAAGACTTCGTCATCATCGCCCGGACCGACGCGCGGGGCACCGGGGGCGGGTCACTCGATGAAGCTATCGACCGGGCCAACGCGTTCCTTGATGTCGGCGCCGATGTCGCGTTCGTCGAAGGCCCGACCGATACGGACGAACTCCAGCGCATCGGCCGCGAAGTGGATGGGCCGATCCTCTACAACTTCGTCGGCGATATCGGAACCTCGCCGTACGTGCCGCTGGAGTCGCTCGACGAGTGGGGCTTCGACCTCGTGTTGTTCCCGATCGTCTCGACGCTGTCGACGATAGCCAACGTCCACGCGGACCTCGCGGCGTTCGCCGAGGACCCGGTCGACGCGATGCGAAGCGTCGACGATGATTTCGCCGCCGAACCGGTCGGTAGCCTCCACGAGTTCTCGGGATTCCCCGAGATCGTCGAGTGGGAGGAAGCGTACCTCCCGGAGGAGGAACAGGACAAGTACACGGGGTCACTCGGTGACGAACTGACCGATACGTGA
- the tfe gene encoding transcription factor E, with product MAFEELLNDPVIQKYLHELVGPSGMPVAAAPPDGEVTDEELAEELGLELNDVRRALFILYENDLASYRRLRDEDSGWLTYLWTFQYENIPEQLEEEMERLLEALEERRQYERENEFYLCNNCQVRFEFGEAMEFGFECPECGGPLETMDNERLIDAMNERIEKLRDALHVEDGER from the coding sequence ATGGCTTTTGAGGAACTGCTGAACGACCCGGTGATTCAGAAGTACCTCCACGAGCTCGTCGGCCCCTCGGGGATGCCGGTCGCGGCGGCCCCGCCGGACGGTGAGGTCACCGACGAGGAACTCGCGGAGGAACTCGGGTTAGAGCTCAACGACGTTCGCCGGGCGCTGTTCATTCTCTACGAGAACGACCTCGCTTCCTATCGGCGCCTCCGCGACGAGGATTCGGGCTGGCTCACCTATCTGTGGACCTTCCAGTACGAGAACATCCCCGAACAACTCGAAGAGGAGATGGAACGCCTGCTGGAGGCCCTCGAAGAGCGCCGCCAGTACGAGCGGGAAAACGAGTTCTACCTCTGTAACAACTGTCAGGTCCGCTTCGAGTTCGGCGAGGCGATGGAGTTCGGCTTCGAATGCCCCGAATGCGGCGGCCCGCTGGAAACGATGGACAACGAACGACTCATCGATGCGATGAACGAGCGCATCGAAAAGCTCCGTGACGCACTGCACGTCGAGGACGGCGAGCGCTAA
- a CDS encoding DUF2110 family protein, with translation MVILATKVYVKGEARDRALDSLESLVANDLADLEAEFTLGLRDDGFPSVTLTGEDAPAARSLLTEEWGAITPHREAGETYVGTLDSWDDDGFVLDAGTSVRIPSDEFGLGQGSPSQIRKRFGLVQHMPLRFVEGDEGEPARLADEERDRLYEWTRGTGRVNVNSATRAEVRATVNRSGHPHDIVTVERLGLLEQSIVCREETDAPGLLSDIGPHLQAELLAVVP, from the coding sequence ATGGTCATCCTCGCAACCAAGGTCTACGTCAAGGGTGAGGCCCGCGACCGGGCCCTCGATTCGCTGGAATCGCTCGTCGCCAACGACCTCGCGGACCTGGAGGCCGAATTTACCCTCGGCCTCAGGGACGATGGCTTCCCGTCGGTGACGCTGACCGGCGAGGACGCCCCCGCCGCCCGAAGCCTCCTGACCGAGGAATGGGGCGCTATCACCCCCCACCGCGAGGCCGGCGAAACCTACGTCGGCACGCTCGATTCGTGGGACGACGACGGCTTCGTCCTCGATGCCGGTACGTCGGTCCGGATTCCGAGCGACGAATTCGGGCTCGGGCAGGGGTCGCCCTCCCAGATTCGCAAGCGGTTCGGCCTCGTCCAGCACATGCCCCTTCGATTCGTGGAGGGCGACGAGGGCGAACCCGCGCGTCTGGCCGACGAAGAACGGGACCGCCTCTACGAGTGGACCCGTGGCACCGGCCGCGTCAACGTCAACAGCGCGACCCGCGCCGAGGTTCGCGCGACGGTCAACCGGTCGGGCCATCCCCACGACATCGTCACCGTCGAGCGGCTCGGACTGCTCGAACAGAGTATCGTCTGCCGTGAGGAGACCGACGCACCGGGCCTCCTCTCGGACATCGGACCGCACCTCCAGGCCGAACTCCTCGCTGTCGTTCCCTGA
- a CDS encoding tRNA (cytidine(56)-2'-O)-methyltransferase: MQNEPEVVVLRLGHRPGRDNRMTTHVGLTARALGADRVVIAGEASNPKGTIEDITGRFGGPFEVELTDSHRQLLRNWDGAVIHLTMYGLPVQDVESDIREDHREGPLLVVVGAEKVPFDVYEAADYNVGVTNQPHSEVAGLAVFLDRLFEGRELDREWEDADRTVVPKETGKQVEPVDEE; the protein is encoded by the coding sequence ATGCAGAACGAACCCGAGGTCGTCGTCCTCCGGCTCGGCCATCGGCCCGGCCGGGACAACCGGATGACGACCCACGTCGGCCTCACGGCACGGGCCCTCGGCGCGGACCGGGTGGTCATCGCGGGCGAGGCCTCGAACCCGAAGGGGACAATCGAGGACATCACCGGCCGGTTCGGCGGCCCCTTCGAGGTGGAGTTGACCGACAGCCACCGCCAGTTGCTCCGAAACTGGGACGGCGCGGTCATCCACCTCACGATGTACGGCCTGCCGGTACAGGACGTCGAAAGCGACATTCGCGAGGACCACCGCGAGGGGCCGCTTTTGGTCGTCGTCGGTGCCGAAAAAGTGCCGTTCGACGTCTACGAGGCCGCCGACTACAACGTCGGCGTGACGAACCAGCCACACTCGGAGGTAGCGGGACTGGCCGTCTTCCTCGACCGCCTCTTCGAGGGCCGGGAACTCGACCGCGAATGGGAAGACGCCGACCGGACCGTCGTACCGAAGGAGACGGGCAAGCAGGTCGAACCCGTCGACGAGGAGTAG
- a CDS encoding isochorismatase family protein translates to MDRSTEIDEYYEGEEFGASVGLGERPALVVIDLINAFTDPKTELGSEVGGVLEQTERLLSAFREHDLPRYFTTVAFEESYGDAGRFIEKVPALRELRLGTEAVEVDDRIAPVDDERVILKKYASAFFGTDLETELTTHRVDTLVIAGVTTSGCVRATAVDSLQHGYRTIVPADAVGDRAEGPHRANLLDIDAKYGDVVETDDVIAHLDQDHET, encoded by the coding sequence ATGGACCGGTCAACCGAAATCGACGAATACTACGAGGGCGAGGAGTTCGGCGCGAGCGTCGGACTCGGCGAACGACCAGCACTCGTGGTCATCGACCTTATAAACGCCTTTACGGACCCGAAAACGGAACTCGGCTCGGAGGTCGGCGGCGTCCTCGAGCAGACCGAACGCCTCCTGTCGGCCTTCCGCGAGCACGACCTGCCCCGCTATTTCACGACGGTCGCCTTCGAGGAATCGTACGGCGACGCCGGCCGATTCATCGAGAAGGTGCCGGCGCTACGGGAACTCCGCCTCGGGACGGAGGCCGTCGAGGTCGACGACCGAATCGCGCCCGTCGATGACGAGCGGGTCATCCTCAAGAAGTACGCGAGCGCGTTCTTCGGGACCGACCTCGAAACGGAGTTGACGACCCACCGCGTCGACACGCTCGTCATCGCCGGCGTCACGACGAGCGGGTGTGTCCGAGCGACGGCCGTCGATAGCCTGCAACACGGCTATCGTACTATCGTCCCGGCCGATGCCGTCGGCGACCGCGCCGAGGGCCCCCATCGCGCGAACCTCCTCGATATCGACGCCAAGTACGGAGATGTCGTCGAGACCGACGACGTAATCGCCCACCTCGACCAAGACCACGAAACTTAG
- a CDS encoding DUF5803 family protein — MNRRLLAAVALVAMLALAGCSTILGPDVEDPEALSEEADYTFDTDRDAYIEINRNNYTAVYNVSAKTTGDNGTIELYRTDAFAIERPLELHALQFRYPNGTVVKYVDGNQTRVYPNGTTEQTDELAVDSTRQRAIVHLPHDEGKLAFTTPKNGKQVALETPVEGSYEVALPPNTDASIPLLSQVRPGSDDRQEIGDRVHFVWEDLDSSVLILRWYLDRDIWLFGGLTAIATAVGIVGAVYYYLQIQRAKDRREEEGIGIDYDDDDRDGPPPGMR, encoded by the coding sequence ATGAACCGCCGCCTGCTCGCCGCCGTCGCGCTCGTAGCAATGCTCGCGCTCGCGGGCTGTTCGACGATTCTCGGCCCCGACGTCGAGGACCCCGAGGCGCTCTCCGAGGAGGCCGACTACACCTTCGATACCGACCGGGACGCCTACATCGAAATCAACCGCAACAACTACACCGCGGTCTACAACGTCTCGGCGAAGACGACCGGCGACAACGGCACTATCGAACTCTACCGGACCGACGCTTTCGCCATCGAGCGGCCGCTGGAACTCCACGCCCTCCAGTTCCGCTATCCGAACGGCACCGTCGTCAAATACGTCGACGGCAACCAGACGCGCGTCTACCCCAACGGCACCACCGAGCAGACCGACGAACTGGCCGTCGATTCCACGCGGCAGCGCGCCATCGTCCACCTGCCTCACGACGAGGGGAAACTCGCCTTCACGACGCCGAAGAACGGCAAGCAGGTCGCACTCGAAACGCCGGTCGAAGGCAGCTACGAGGTCGCGCTACCGCCGAACACCGACGCCTCGATTCCGCTGCTCTCGCAGGTCCGACCCGGCAGTGATGACCGACAGGAAATCGGCGACCGCGTCCATTTCGTCTGGGAGGACCTCGACAGTTCGGTCCTCATCCTGCGGTGGTATCTGGACCGTGACATCTGGCTGTTCGGCGGCCTCACCGCCATCGCGACGGCGGTCGGCATCGTCGGCGCCGTCTATTATTACCTCCAGATTCAGCGGGCCAAGGACCGCCGCGAGGAGGAGGGCATCGGCATCGACTACGACGACGATGACCGCGACGGCCCGCCGCCCGGGATGAGATAA
- a CDS encoding ATP-NAD kinase family protein, whose product MRRIGLVVNPIAGMGGRVGLKGTDNKVEEARRRGAEPRAPSRGQQALEHLREQPTEVEIYTYGGVMGEDEAVAAGFSPTVVGHPEGGDEKDTASADTSEAVRRLVEEDVDLILFVGGDGTAVDVAETLDELDDDTPILGVPGGVKVYSSVFAVTPRAAGRIAATFDRTETREVNDIDEDAYRGGDVTTELKALAEVPVGDEIQSSKQIGGGTIEALAEAVAGDIGDEGGTYILGPGSTVDAVKTELGFNGSPLGVDVWRDHEVLARDAGESDILANLGERNVIVVSPIGGQGFIFGRGNDQISPDVIRQSEVEVIASKQKLDDIGVLRVDTGDPELDEELRGWQRVRVGKFERRLLKVV is encoded by the coding sequence ATGCGACGAATCGGGCTGGTCGTCAACCCAATCGCCGGCATGGGCGGCCGCGTCGGACTGAAAGGCACCGACAACAAGGTCGAGGAGGCCCGCCGCCGCGGCGCCGAACCCCGCGCGCCCTCCCGTGGCCAGCAGGCGCTCGAACACCTCCGCGAACAGCCCACTGAGGTCGAGATATACACCTACGGCGGCGTGATGGGCGAAGACGAGGCCGTCGCCGCCGGCTTCTCACCCACCGTCGTCGGCCATCCAGAGGGCGGCGACGAGAAGGACACCGCCTCCGCCGACACCAGCGAGGCGGTCCGGCGACTGGTCGAAGAGGACGTCGACCTCATCCTCTTCGTCGGCGGCGACGGCACCGCCGTCGACGTCGCCGAGACGCTGGACGAACTCGACGACGACACGCCCATCCTCGGCGTTCCCGGCGGTGTCAAGGTCTACTCGTCGGTTTTCGCCGTCACGCCCCGTGCAGCCGGCCGCATCGCCGCCACCTTCGACCGCACGGAGACCCGCGAGGTGAACGACATCGACGAGGACGCCTACCGCGGCGGCGACGTGACGACCGAACTCAAGGCCCTCGCCGAAGTCCCCGTGGGCGACGAAATCCAGTCCTCCAAACAGATCGGCGGCGGCACCATCGAGGCGCTGGCCGAGGCCGTCGCCGGCGACATCGGTGACGAAGGCGGCACCTACATCCTCGGGCCGGGGTCGACCGTCGACGCCGTCAAGACCGAACTCGGCTTCAACGGGTCGCCGCTCGGCGTCGACGTCTGGCGGGACCACGAGGTGCTGGCTCGCGACGCGGGCGAATCGGATATCCTCGCGAACCTCGGCGAGCGCAACGTCATCGTCGTCTCGCCCATCGGCGGGCAGGGGTTCATCTTCGGTCGCGGCAACGACCAGATTTCACCCGACGTGATTCGGCAATCGGAGGTCGAAGTCATCGCCTCCAAGCAGAAACTCGATGACATCGGTGTCCTCCGCGTCGACACCGGCGACCCCGAACTCGACGAGGAACTGCGCGGCTGGCAGCGGGTGCGGGTCGGAAAGTTCGAGCGGCGGCTTCTGAAAGTGGTTTAG
- a CDS encoding competence/damage-inducible protein A yields MNVALVSVGDELLSGDTVNTNAAWLGECLTERGADVERATTVPDREADIARVVNEYAAEYDAVITTGGLGPTHDDRTIEGVAAAVGREVETNETALEWLATEGGYQHEDLAEGTAELPVGARPLHNTEGVAPGCVIENVYVLPGVPEEMKAMFERVEDDFEGETRHVAFVVVDEPESALISRFEELQERFDVTVGSYPGDHVRVKIQSPDEDAVDEAAAWLHENADVL; encoded by the coding sequence ATGAACGTCGCGCTGGTATCCGTCGGCGACGAGTTGCTCTCGGGGGATACCGTCAACACGAACGCCGCGTGGCTGGGCGAGTGCCTGACCGAACGCGGCGCGGACGTCGAGCGGGCGACGACCGTCCCCGACCGCGAGGCCGACATCGCCCGCGTCGTCAACGAGTACGCCGCCGAATACGACGCCGTCATCACGACCGGCGGCCTCGGCCCGACCCACGACGACCGGACCATCGAGGGCGTCGCCGCCGCCGTCGGCCGCGAGGTCGAGACCAACGAGACGGCCCTCGAATGGCTTGCCACCGAAGGGGGCTACCAACACGAGGACCTCGCCGAGGGCACCGCCGAACTGCCGGTCGGCGCCCGCCCGCTACACAACACCGAGGGCGTCGCCCCCGGCTGTGTTATCGAGAACGTCTACGTCCTCCCGGGCGTTCCCGAGGAGATGAAGGCGATGTTCGAACGGGTCGAAGACGACTTCGAGGGCGAGACGCGACACGTCGCCTTCGTCGTCGTGGACGAACCCGAAAGCGCGCTTATCAGTCGCTTCGAGGAACTACAGGAACGCTTCGACGTGACCGTCGGCAGTTATCCCGGCGACCACGTCCGGGTGAAAATCCAGAGTCCCGACGAGGATGCAGTCGACGAGGCGGCCGCGTGGCTCCACGAGAACGCGGATGTACTGTAG